A single region of the Planctomycetia bacterium genome encodes:
- the ilvB gene encoding biosynthetic-type acetolactate synthase large subunit yields MSGSDIVVRSLINHGVEMIFAYPGGASMPLHQSLTKFRNNIRTILPRHEQGGAFAAQGYARSTGRPGVCMATSGPGATNLVTSIADAKLDSIPLIAITGQVKTAVIGTDAFQETPIVEVCRGITKHHYLVTHVDDVARVMREAFHIATTGRPGPVLVDVPKDIQENMTAPDFEAPMNLPGYRVDKRLAHPGQISQVASAIKRARRPVIYAGGGVIMGNASDELRTLIKKTGIPVAMTVMGLGSVPNEDPLSLDMLGMHGSVYSNYAVEQCDLLLAFGVRFDDRVTGKVAEFAKHAKIVHIDVDPSEHNKNKVAHIPIVSDIKYALGELNKIVEAPEDIADWLKQVAAWKQADPLTYDKTSPYILPQHAISELSRLVKDKDASVSVGVGQHQMWTAQHFKFRSPRSFLSSSGLGTMGFGLPSAMGVQAAHPGRLVIDIDGDGSFLMNVQELATCYCEKLPVKVMLLNNQHLGMVVQWEDRFHEGNRAHTYLGPVDNPEAVGQGDGYTPETRYPDFVTIAKGFGCGGRHVKEKSELIDALKEMIAYPGPFVLDVQVPYQEHVLPMIPAGRTVRDLIKE; encoded by the coding sequence ATGTCCGGGTCCGATATTGTCGTCCGGTCGTTGATCAATCATGGCGTCGAGATGATCTTCGCCTATCCGGGCGGCGCGAGCATGCCGTTGCATCAGTCGCTGACCAAGTTCCGCAACAACATCCGCACGATTCTCCCGCGCCACGAGCAGGGCGGCGCGTTCGCCGCGCAAGGATATGCTCGCTCGACCGGCCGGCCCGGCGTCTGCATGGCCACCAGCGGTCCTGGCGCGACGAATCTCGTGACGTCGATCGCCGACGCCAAGCTAGACAGTATTCCGCTGATCGCCATCACCGGTCAGGTGAAGACGGCCGTGATCGGTACCGACGCATTTCAAGAAACGCCGATCGTCGAAGTCTGTCGCGGTATCACCAAGCACCACTATCTGGTGACCCACGTCGACGATGTGGCCCGAGTGATGCGCGAGGCGTTCCACATCGCCACGACCGGTCGCCCCGGCCCGGTGTTGGTCGACGTGCCGAAGGACATTCAGGAAAACATGACGGCGCCGGATTTCGAAGCGCCGATGAACTTGCCGGGCTATCGCGTCGACAAGCGGTTGGCGCACCCGGGGCAGATTTCGCAGGTGGCCTCGGCGATCAAGCGCGCCAGGCGGCCGGTGATTTACGCTGGCGGCGGCGTGATCATGGGGAACGCCTCGGACGAATTGCGAACCTTGATCAAGAAGACTGGCATCCCCGTCGCGATGACGGTGATGGGGCTGGGTTCGGTGCCCAACGAAGACCCGTTGTCGCTGGACATGCTCGGCATGCACGGCAGCGTATATTCGAACTATGCCGTTGAACAATGCGACCTGTTGCTGGCGTTCGGCGTGCGGTTCGACGATCGCGTGACCGGCAAGGTGGCCGAGTTCGCCAAGCATGCGAAGATCGTGCATATCGACGTCGATCCGTCAGAGCACAACAAGAACAAGGTCGCGCACATTCCGATCGTCAGCGACATCAAGTACGCGCTCGGGGAATTGAACAAGATCGTCGAAGCGCCGGAGGATATCGCGGACTGGCTCAAGCAGGTGGCGGCCTGGAAGCAGGCGGACCCTCTCACTTACGACAAAACCTCGCCGTACATCCTGCCGCAGCATGCGATCTCCGAGTTGTCGCGCCTCGTGAAAGACAAGGACGCGTCGGTGTCGGTTGGCGTAGGCCAACACCAGATGTGGACGGCCCAGCACTTTAAGTTCCGCAGCCCGCGCTCGTTCCTTTCCAGCAGCGGCCTGGGCACGATGGGCTTCGGGCTTCCCTCGGCGATGGGCGTGCAAGCGGCCCACCCGGGGCGCTTGGTCATCGACATCGACGGCGACGGCAGCTTCCTGATGAACGTCCAGGAGTTGGCCACCTGCTACTGCGAAAAACTGCCGGTCAAGGTGATGCTGCTCAACAACCAACACCTGGGCATGGTCGTGCAATGGGAAGACCGGTTCCACGAAGGAAATCGCGCTCACACGTACTTGGGCCCGGTGGACAATCCTGAGGCGGTGGGCCAAGGGGACGGTTACACGCCGGAAACCCGTTATCCGGATTTCGTGACCATCGCCAAAGGCTTCGGCTGCGGCGGCCGGCACGTGAAAGAGAAGTCGGAACTGATCGACGCGCTGAAGGAAATGATCGCCTACCCCGGCCCCTTCGTTCTGGACGTCCAAGTGCCGTACCAGGAACACGTGCTGCCGATGATCCCCGCCGGCCGCACCGTGCGGGATTTGATCAAGGAATAG